One Streptomyces sp. 840.1 genomic window, GTCGCCGTTCTCGATGCCGACGGAGAGCCTGACCAGGTCGGCGGGGACCTCCAGGGGCGATCCGGCCGCCGAGGCGTGCGTCATCCGGCCCGGGTGCTCAAGCAGCGACTCGACGCCACCGAGGGACTCACCGAGTGTGAAGAGCTTCGCCCGGTTGCAGACCTCGACCGCCGCGCTCTCGCCGCCCGCGACCCGGAAGGACACCATGCCGCCGAACGCCTTCATCTGCTTGGCGGCGACCTCGTGCCCCGGGTGGTCGGGCAGCCCCGGGTACAGGACGTGGGTGACCTTGGCGTGCCGGGTCAGCAGGTCGGCCACCTTGGTGGCGTTCTCCGTGTGCCGGTCCATCCGGACTGCGAGGGTCTTGATGCCGCGCAGCACCAGCCAGGCGTCGAAGGGGCCGGCGACGGCGCCCATCGCGTTCTGGTGGTACGCCAGCTCCTCCGCGAGTTCGGGGTCGTTGACGATCAGCGCGCCGCCGACGACGTCCGAGTGGCCGCCCATGTACTTGGTGGTGGAGTGCACCACCACATCGGCGCCCAGGGCGAGCGGCTGCTGGAGGTAGGGGCTGGCGAAGGTGTTGTCGACGACCAGCCGCGCACCCGCCGAGCGGGCGACACCGGCGACGGCCGCGATGTCGGTGATGCCGAGCAGCGGGTTGGAGGGGGTCTCCACCCAGATCGCCTTGGTGCGCGGCTGGATGGCGGCCCGGACCGCCGCCACGTCCGAGGTGTCCGCGACCGAGAACTCCACGCCCCAGCGCGAGGCGACCTTCGCGAA contains:
- a CDS encoding cystathionine gamma-synthase; the protein is MSDQHSFETLAIHAGNTADPLTGAVVPPIYQVSTYKQDGVGGLRGGYEYSRSANPTRTALEENLAALEGGRRGLAFASGLAAEDCLLRTLLTPGDHVVIPNDAYGGTFRLFAKVASRWGVEFSVADTSDVAAVRAAIQPRTKAIWVETPSNPLLGITDIAAVAGVARSAGARLVVDNTFASPYLQQPLALGADVVVHSTTKYMGGHSDVVGGALIVNDPELAEELAYHQNAMGAVAGPFDAWLVLRGIKTLAVRMDRHTENATKVADLLTRHAKVTHVLYPGLPDHPGHEVAAKQMKAFGGMVSFRVAGGESAAVEVCNRAKLFTLGESLGGVESLLEHPGRMTHASAAGSPLEVPADLVRLSVGIENGDDLLADLTQALG